GAAATAATCTTCAGCAGCGGATGCACGGCCTTCCAGAAGGGAAAGGCGATGAGCACGGCATGGCCGTTTTCACAGGCGTTAAATACCTGGGCGTTATAAAAATCAAAGGTCTGAATGTGAATATCAGGATAGTCCCGTTCAATCGTCTGCCGCAACGCGTCCATCGTCGTAGACCAGCCGGGCTTGATCATGTACAGCGTCTCGCCAGCCAAATCAGACCAGCATAGCCGTTCCTTCCTCGCTAAGGGATGATCCAGGCTGACGGCGCCGCAAACCGGCACGTCTGCAATCTCGATAGTCCGGCAATAGGGATGATAGGCCAGCATGCCCTCGTCAAACACGCCGGCAACGATATCAATGCGCTCGCCCAGATTCCGCAAAATCTCCCTGGCGTTTTCCGGCGTGTTGTCAAAGGGCACGACCTGAAATTTGACGTCGGGAATCTGCTTATATATGCGCGGCCATAGCTCCAGCAAAATGTCGACAGGCGTCATGAGGGACGTGCCAATGCGGATGCAGGGGCCTTCCTGACGCGCCATGACGCGGGCCCGGTCCAGCGCACCGTCAGAATACTTCCGCATATACAGGGCATCCTTGTACAGCGACTTGCCCGCTTCCGTCAGCGTTAAGCCCCGATGCGTCCGCACAAACAGGCGAAGCCTTACCTCCTGTTCCAAGCTGTTGATCTGCTTAATCACGGCGGGAGCCGAAATAAACAACTCCTCCGCCGCCTTATTGAAGCTGCCCGCTTCAGCGACGCATACAAACGTATCTAATAAGGGATTATACAGCATGATACCTTACATCCTTTTGTCAAAACCTCAAAAACCTAATCCGTATAGGTTTTATTATATCATACTTTTCGTCACAGAACGCATACGGAAACACAGCGCCGTACCGTTACCGCACGACGCTGTGTTTCCTTTGTATGTAATTTGTAGAGGTAAGGGTGAATGTACTAATCGTCTTCGCGGTCTAAAATTGCGCCGTAGTTTGCGCTGCTGACCATAGCCCGGTACCGTTTCAGGTAGCCAGTCACCTTCTTAGGAGGCTGCGGGATGATAGAAGCCTTGCGGTGGGCAATTTCATCTTCATCGACGAGGAGTTCGATCTTATGATTAGGAATGTCGATGGAAATCTGGTCGCCGTCCTGCACGTAGGCCAGCAGTCCTCCTGCCGCCGCTTCCGGCGATACATGGCCGATGGACGCGCCGCGGCTGACGCCGGAGAATCGTCCGTCCGTCACGAGGGCACAGGTGCTGTCAAGGCCCATGCCGGCCAAGGTCGCCGTCGGCCCGAGCATTTCGCGCATACCCGGCCCGCCCTTCGGCCCTTCATAGCGGACGATGACGACGTCGCCGGAAACGACCTTTCCTTCGACTAAGCCCTTGCTGCAGGCTTCTTCGCTGTCGAAGCATTTTGCCGGTCCGACGTGAACCATCATTTCAGGCAGCACGGCACCCTTTTTGACGACGGCTCCGTCGGGAGCGAGGTTGCCGTACAAGACGGCCAATCCGCCGGTCTGGCTGTAGGCGTGTTCTCTGTCGCGAATGACGTCTTCATCGGCGATGCAGGCCCCTGCTATGCGGTCGGCCCAGGTGCCGTCAACGGTGCGGGCCGTCGTATCGATGAGGCCCATGTCGTCGAGGCGCTTCATGACGGCGCTGAGTCCGCCGGCATTGTTCAAATCGACAAGGAAATGATGTCCTGCCGGATTGAGCTTGACGATATGCGGCACCTTGTCGCTGATGGCGTTGACGCCGTTCAAGTCGAATTTCAGACCGGCTTCGTGAGCGATAGCCGGCAGGTGAAGCATCGTATTGGTCGAGCAGCCCAGAGCCATATCAGCGCACAGGCCGTTGTAAATGGCTTTGTCCGTCACGATATCGCGGGGCCGGACGTTGTCGCGGACTAAGTCCATGACCTTCATGCCAGCATGCTTTGCCAACAGGATGCGCTGGCTGTCTACGGCCGGAATGGTGCCGTTGCCGGGCAGGCCGAGCCCGAGAAGCTCCGTCATGCAGTTCATGGAATTAGCCGTAAACATGCCGGCGCAGCTACCGCAGCCGGGACAGGAATGCTCGACGATATCGTCGGCTTCGTCCATGCTCATGCGGCCCGTATGGACGGCTCCGGGCGCTTCAAAGGCGTCGGTCAGGGCGACGGTCTTGCCGTTGGCCCGCCCCGGCAGCATGGGGCCGCCGCTGCAGAAGATAGACGGAATATTGACGCGCAGGGCCGCCATAATCATGCCGGGTACGATTTTATCGCAGTTCGGAATGAATACCAACCCGTCGAAGGGATGGGCGTTGGCCATGATTTCTACCGAATCGGCGATGTGCTCGCGGCTCGGCAGGGAATAAAACATACCTTCGTGGTTCATGGCGATGCCGTCGCAGACGCCGATAGCCGGGAATTCGACAGGCGTGCCGCCGGCCATGCGGATGCCCGCCTTGACCGCTTCGGCAATCGTATCTAAATGCATATGGCCGGGAATAATTTCATTCTGGGCGCAGACGACGCCGATGAGCGGCCGGTCCAATTCTTCCTGCGTAAACCCCAGGGCGCGGAACAGCGCGCGGTGCGGGATACGGTCTACGCCATGTTTCATCAAATCGCTTCGCATAGGAAACCCTCCTTGTGTACCAGTTTTGCTGCGTATTCTATTCTTTATTCTATGGCACAGTCTTTCATGCCGTCAATGAATATGATGTTGCAAATTTCTCATATTAGAAGTTGACCTTGTCCCTACCCTTCGTCTGCAGGATTTCGCGCGCTTCGTCGGGCGTTGCGATTTCAAAATCGAGGTCATGAAGAATCTTGACGACCTTTTCTACTTGCTGGGCGTTGCTGACAGCAAGTTCTCCCTGCGGATTGATGTACAGGCTGTCTTCCATGCCGACGCGCATGTTGCCGCCGAGGATCACCGACATGGTTTCAAAGCGGAAGGAGCGGCGGCCGCCGGCTACCATGGAGAAGTTGGCCTTGTCGCCGTAATCGGCCTTGACGTGGTTTACGAAGTACATCAGGTTTTCCGCCGTCATCGGAATACCGCCCATGACGCCGGGAACGAACTGGAAGTACAGCGGTTCGCGAATGAGGCCCTGTTTGTGAAGGGTCTTGATGTTGTTGAGCTGTCCCAAATCGAAGACTTCAAATTCCGGCACCGTACCGGCTTCATGCATCATGTCAAGGCATTTCTTCATGTCGGCAAAGGTATTTTGGAATACGTTTTTTTCCGTTCCCTTGAGGAAGGGGACTTCCCAATCGTATGTAGGGTTAGCTTCAATAGAAGCGGCCAGGCCGGCCAGGTTAAAGTTAACGGAGCCGCTGTTAAACGAGGCGATTTCCGGCTTGAAGCGAGGAATAGAGGCCATTCGTTCTTCGACGCTCATGCCGATCGCGCCGCCTGTCGTAATGCCGATGATGACGTCGCTGTTTTCTTTAATGCGGCTGAGAATCTGCCCCATCGTGTCGAGGTCCGACGTCGGTTTGCCGTTGTCTTCCCGGGCGTGGATGTGAACCATCGACGCGCCGGCGTTGGCGGCGTCAATGGCCGCCTGCGAAATGCCCTGCACGCCGCAGGGTAAATACGGCGACATAGAGGGCGTATGGATCGCGCCGGTGACGGCGGCTGTTACGATGATTTTTCTTTCTTTTTTTGCCATAGTGCATTCTCTCCCTTACCAAAACGATATAAAATTACGTATTACTTTTCGTTGCTTTTCAGCATTTCCATAACTTGCTGGTGCTGATGCTGGATGCGCTTGTAGACTTCGCCTCGTTCGAAATGATAATCTTCGCTGCCGTCGGGATAGGCATAGCGGGTCATGTGCTTATCCTGCGGATAGAGGTAGCGTCCGCCGCAGGCCATGATCGTGATCTGTGTATTCGGGCAGACGTCCTTGCCGAGATATTCCAGTTCTCTCGTCAGCATGGACGGATCGCCGGCGCAGTTGGCCCAGTTGTCGTAGTGATCGGGAATGAAGACCTTGGCGTTTAAGGCCTTGCTGACGCGCACGCAGTCGTACGGCGTCATCTTGTCCGTCGCGCCGGGCGCGTTGAATCCCATGTCGGCGATGGCTACGTCGATGTCGTAATCGTTGCCAATCTGCGTATAGCCGTCGTTAAACCATGTATCGCCCATAAACAGGATATTGCCGGCGCTGGTGCGGAACAAGAAGCTCGTGCAGGCCAATTCATAAGGCAGTACGTCGGGGCCTTCCGTCGTACGGATCGCCGTATCGTCGTAGCACATGAGGAATTCTACTGTCGCGCCTTTGAGCTGCACGCTTTCACCTAAACGGGTCATGTGAATGCGCGATTCGGGAACTTCAAAACCGCGGAGCTTCTTACAGGCCATGTACGGCGCATAAAATTTTACGTCCGTCGTCTTCAAAGCCGCTTTGACAGCGTACAAATCACAGTGGTCCTGATGCATGTGCGTAATGAACGCGCCGTCCAAGCCTTTAAACTGCCACGGATCGATGACCTGCGGGTTGAGGCGAAGCCAGTTGATGCTCTTCGCGCCGGCCTGCTTGCAGACGCCGCAGTTGCCGACGGCTTCTGTATACAAAGACGGGCCGCAGTACTGGTCGATCCAGTAAATACCGCCTTCGTCGGTTTTCAATACCCACGACGGTCCGCCGCACCACCACAAAGCAACCTGGCCTTCCGGCACCTTATACGTCGCAATTTCCTGATTCAAAAAGGTTCCCCATTCGGGATAGCAGTCTTCCAGCCACTGCTGGCGGTCGATGTCCTGATTTGCCGTGACATACGTACCGGAAATAATGCCTCTGCCGTCGCTCTTAGGAATAGTTTGTTGTGCCATGATAAAAAGCTCCTCTCATTGTTAAATACGTGTTAGTAAAGTATTATATATTCATATTATGTCTGACATGATGTATATTGTGGTAAAAAAAATTATGCCGCTGCTTCTTCTTTTACAACAGTCCCTGCATACGTTTCCGGCATAAAAGCCAGCACGACGCCGCAGAGACCAAACATGACAGCCGTAATGCCGATGCCGAACTCCAATCCATAAACCTGGCCGAGAACGCCAACTGTCAGCGGAGCCAAGACGGAGCCGAAGCGTCCCATGTTAAAGCAGAACCCGCCGGCCAAGGCCCGGATATGCTCGGGGAATAACTCGGAAAAATACGCGCCGACGACGCCGAAGGGACCGGACATGGAGAAGCCGACGACAGCGCCCCACCAGAATAAGAAGTTCCCATCACTGATGAATACGTACAGCGGAATCGCGACGACGCATAGGACGATGGATATCATAATAGATTTCTTGCGGCCAATCTTATCGCCTAAATAGCCAAACACCTGATAGCCGACGAACATGCCGATATACATGACGATGGAAAAATTGGCCATCATGACCAGGCTGAGTCCTCGCTCCTTAATGAGGAAAGTCGGAATCCATGTCGCCGCACCCCAGAAGGCGCCCAAGCTGAAGAATACCAGCGCCGTCCCCAGGATAACCCGTTTAAGAGTCTCACCGACAAAGCTGTTAAAAATACTGATCTTCTGCTTCTTTTCCTTCGGCCCCGACGAAACGGTATCGGCAGGAACTGTCACATAGGTATATATGGCAATAGGGATGGACAGCATGCCCAGCAGGAACAAGATCCGCCAGTCGATGGTCAGGAAAATCCGCCCGGCAAAGGACGCGAATACGAAGGCCACGGCAAACATGCTCAGTACGAGAGACGTGACGCGGCTCTGATAAGCCGGCGCCCAATGCTCCATGACCAAGGCTACGCACGGCCCCCACACGCCGCCGATAGCAATGCCCGTAAAGAAGCGCAGGATCATCCAATGTTCCCAATCATCTACGAAAATGATGACGCCCGTGCCGAGGCCAAAGGCTACCAGGCTGAAAATCAGAGCAAAGCGCCGTCCCCTGTTTTCGGCGACAGTCCCCAGAATGATGCTGCCCAGCGCCGCACCGACCATCGTGACGGACACGAGCAGGCCGCCCTGGGCGTAGGAAATATTCAGCACGCTGATTAGGACGGGCATGGATATCGCCAAGATAACGTTATCGTAATTATCGAATATATACGACAAGAACGTAGAAATAAATACGGGCCAGCGATATTTCGTCCCCTTTTCATCCATTTCATACTGACTCACATACATCTTCTCCTCTCCATTACGTGAAAAACCGAACCTTGTTACTTATTACATCTTGTCTGACAACGTTTATGATGTAATCATAGCAGACAACTTGCGATTTGTCAACAGGTAAACAAAAAACGCAGCCAATTTGCTGCGTCATTTTGTACTCATTCTATATTTCTTATTCTAAAGGTGCCGTAACGCAGCCGATGTGGGCTTTCATGGCGGCTCCCGCCCGTTCGGCGTCGCCGCTGGCAATCGCTTGGACGACTGCTTCATGCTGCGAATACATGTCGTGGAATATCTGCGGATTATGCGTCATGGCATGAAAGAAGTTGCGGCGCACGCCTTTATTCCACGCCAGCGTCATGATCACCATGACGGACAGTATCAGCTTATTGCCGCTCATCTTGCTGATAGCCCGATGAAACTCCATGTCCTTGGCGGCGACGTCGTCAATATGGCCGGCGTCGTACAAAGCCTTACTCGCCTTGATGATATCCTGCAAGGCGGCAATATCTTCTTTCGTCGCCCGTTCGGCCGCCAGCTCGGCGCTTCTGACCTCGACAACTTCGCGGAATTCGTTAAAATCCCGGCTGTCGGCGGAGACAAAGGCCTGCTTAATCGGCGTAGCGCTCAAGATGTCCAGGCGGCTGTTGACAAAGGTCCCCTTTTTGCTCCGCGTCACGTAGCCCGACAGCTCCAGGGCCTTATAGGCCTCGCGAATCGTACTGCGGCCGACGCGCAGCTCTTCGCAAAGAACGGCTTCGTTGGGAAAGACATAGCCCTCCGGCAGCTCGCCGGAAAGAATGCGCCGGCTGATTTCGTCAAATAATTTATCCGACATGCTCTTTGAAGAGCTGACTCGTATTTCGTTCCAATCCATAAGTATCCATCCTGCAATCTATATACTCGGCGAACTAAGCGCCTTCCCCTATTGTAAAGAATCGCGGAGTTTCTGTAAAGTAGCCTCGCGAGTTTACAGCTCTTATTTTCCAGCGCGATTTGCCAAAAAGGCTTTGATCTGGCTTTCGCCGATGACGGTAATGCCGTGTTTCTTCAGCAGCTCCGCCGTCACGCCGTCGCCAGCCGTCAGCGTCCGCGTAAACGTGCCGTCGTAAATCCGGCCGCTGCCGCAGGACGGGCTTTTTTCTTTCAGCACGGCGACAGTGCAGCCGAAGGTCTGCGCCAGATTTAAAGCCATCGCCGCGCCGCGGTGATACTGCTCTGTCACGTCTCGGCCGCTTTGCGTCCGAACTGCATCGCCCTGCCGTTCCGCCGGATCTCGCGGCGTAGCCAGTCCGCCGCCCTGCTCGGGACAAAAGGGAATGAGGTGAATGTCTCTCTCCTTCAGCAACTCTTCGACGGCGGAATACTCTTTGCGCTGCCCGTCGTAGCGGCAGGCAAAGCCCAGCAGGCAGGCGCTTATCAATACGTTCATAGCTGCACGCTCCTATTCTTAAAAATGCATTTTCATATATTAAAATAATTCTTTCCTTTCGATGACGGAAAAACCGCATATATACGGCATATACAGCCCATTTCCGCCATGAAAAAATATTAAATTTACATTAAATTATACGGGATAAAATTGCAAAAGTACAGTGGTCATACTATAATACGGGCAAGATACGCAGCGACGAAAGGAGATTTCCTATGACAAGAACGAAAAAACAGCGCAATACGGCCGATTTACTGGTCGAATGCTTGGAAGAAGAGGGAGTCCATTACATATTCGGCATTCCCGGCGAAGAAAACCTGTCTATCATGAATGCCTTGGAACGTTCGAAAATCGAATTTATCACCGTCCGCCACGAGCAGGGCGCGGCCTTTATGGCCGACGTCTACGGCCGCTTGACCGGCAAGGCCGGCGTCTGCATGGCAACCCTCGGCCCCGGCGCGACGAATCTCATTACGGGAGTGGCCGACGCCGACTGCGACGGTGCGCCCCTCGTCGCCATTTCCGGCCAGGTCGGCACGGATAAGATGCATATTACGGCTCATCAGTATTTAGATTTGCGCTCCATGTTCGAGCCCATTACCCGCCGGGCCTACACCGTCGTCCGTCCCGATACGATGGCGGAAATCACCCGCCTGGCCTTCAAATACGCCGAACGGGAAAAACCGGGGGCGACCTTCATCGACTTGCCCGTAAACATCAGCCACATGCCCGTCGCCGATACGGAACGGCCTATGCAGCGCAAGGCTATCCTGCCGGAAACGGCCCTGCAGTCGCAGATCGAAGCGGCGGCGGCCATGATTTCCTATGCCAAAAATCCGGTCATCCTGGCCGGCAGCAGCGCCATTCGCAACCACGCCTCGGAGATGCTGACAAAATTTGCCGAAACGCTGAAAGTCCCGGTCATCAATACGATGATGGCCAAGGGCGTCATTCCCTTTGACAACCCCTATTCCCTGTGGACCGTAGGCATTCCCATGGAAGATTACCAAACCAAGGTACTGGAACGGGCCAGCCTGGTCATCGCCATCGGCTATGACATCATCGAATACGCCCCGGCCAAGTGGCATCTGAGCCAGGCCGACATCATTCACATCGATACCATGCCGGCCGATATTAACAAAAACTACGAACCGGCCGTAGAAGTCGTCGGCGATATTACGGACTCCCTGAGCCGCATCCTGGAAAAGGCCGCCCGCCTGCAGAAACCGACGTACGCCCTGGATATACGCCGCCGCATGGTGGAAGAACACGAAAGCTACGCCTCCGACCTGTCCTTCCCAGTCAAGCCGCAGAAGGCCCTCATCGACTGCCGCCGGGTCATGGGCGAAGACGACATCGTCATTTCCGACGTCGGCGCCAACAAGGTCTGGATTGCCCGCCACTACAACTGCTACAAGCCCAATACGTGCATTATTTCCAACGGCTTTGCAACCATGGGCATCGCCGTCCCCGGCGCCATCGCCGCCAAGCTCGTCCATCCCAACAAGAAGGTCCTGGCGATTACCGGCGACGCCGGCTTCATGATGAACTGCCAAGAGTTTGAAACGGCCTACCGCTTGGGCACGAATTTCGTCACCCTCATCTTCAACGACTGCAGCTACGGTCTCATCAAGTGGAAGCAGGACATGCAGTTCGGCCATCACGCCTACGTCGATTTCACCAATCCGGACTTCGTGAAATTCGCCGAAAGCGTCGGAGCCATAGGCTACCGCATCGAAAAGACGGAAGACCTGCTGCCTACGATGGAAGAGGCCTTCGCCCAGGACCGGCCGGTCATCATCGACTGCCCCGTCGACTACGGCGAAAACATGAAGCTGACGGAACACTTAAAAGAGCTTATGCCAAATTTATAAGAGAAGTATACGAAAAAGGACTGAAATTTTTCAGTTCTTTTTCTGTATTATGACGTATATTTCTACAATACTTTAAAGTACAGTGCTATAATATAGGTTGCTTATATCTGCGCGTCCTTCTTCCGCGCAGGCAAGTTGATTTTATGTGAAAGAGGTGCCCTATATTGAGCCATACATCTGCATTTGATCGGAGAAGGCGGACCATCGGTCTGTTCGGCGCGCCTATCTGCGCCCTTCTCGTCTTTTTAACGCCCATGCCCGACTTATCCCTGGCAGCCCATAAGCTGCTGGCCTTGATGACGCTCGTCGCCTTATGGTGGATTACAGAGCCGCTGCCCCTGCCGGTCACGGCGCTCCTCGGCCCGACGCTGGCCGTCGTCATCGGCATCGTACCGGCCTCGACGGCCTTCAGCGCCTTTGCCAACCCGCTCATCTTCCTGTTTATGGGCGGCTTCATGCTGGCGACGGCCATGATGCATCACCATCTGGACAAGCGCTTCGCCTTTTGGCTCCTGTCGCGCCGCTGGGTCGGCTCGAATCCCAAGAAGATCCTCCTGGCCATGGGGCTGGCGACGGCCCTGTGCTCCGGCTGGGTCAGCAACACGGCGACGACGGCTATGATGTTCCCTATTGCCCTGGGGTTGTTAGGAGCTATTAAGGAAATGTTCGCTGCCCAAGGCAAAATGTTAGACTTGCACACGTCAAAATACGCTACGGGCATCATGCTCATGACGGCCTATGCCGCATCCATCGGCGGGTCGCTCACGCCGATCGGCGCGCCGCCCAACTTGATTATCGTCGGCTTTCTGAGCGAAATGAGCCACATTTATGTCTCCTTCTTCGACTGGATGGTCTGGGGGGCCGTCAGCACGATCCTGTACTTCATCATCGCCTACGTCGTCCTCGCCCGCATGTATCCGCTGGAGGTTTCGGAAATCGCCGGCGCCGACGAATTCATCGCCGCCCGCCGCCAGGAGCTGGGAAAATGGACGCGGGCCCAGAAAAATACGCTGATCGCCTTTATCGTCGCCATCGTCCTCTGGGTGACGCCGGGCATCATGAGCATCGTCCTCGAACCGGGCAGCCCGATGATTAAGCTGTACAACCGCCTGTTCCCCGAAGCTGTCGCCGCCCTCGTCGGCGCGCTGGCCTTATTCCTCCTGCCGGTCAACTTCAAGGAACGGCAGTTCACCTTGTCGTGGAAGGAAGCGGCTAAGGGCATCGAATGGGGTACCCTTCTCCTCTTCGGCGGCGGCCTATCGATGGGTACGATGATGTACGCAACGGGCTTGTCGACATGGTTCGGCACGCTCATCATCGACGCCCTCGGCGGTAATCCGTCGGAGGTAGCCCTCATCGCCGTATTCGCCGTCATGTCCCTCCTCATGTC
This region of Megasphaera stantonii genomic DNA includes:
- a CDS encoding MBL fold metallo-hydrolase gives rise to the protein MAQQTIPKSDGRGIISGTYVTANQDIDRQQWLEDCYPEWGTFLNQEIATYKVPEGQVALWWCGGPSWVLKTDEGGIYWIDQYCGPSLYTEAVGNCGVCKQAGAKSINWLRLNPQVIDPWQFKGLDGAFITHMHQDHCDLYAVKAALKTTDVKFYAPYMACKKLRGFEVPESRIHMTRLGESVQLKGATVEFLMCYDDTAIRTTEGPDVLPYELACTSFLFRTSAGNILFMGDTWFNDGYTQIGNDYDIDVAIADMGFNAPGATDKMTPYDCVRVSKALNAKVFIPDHYDNWANCAGDPSMLTRELEYLGKDVCPNTQITIMACGGRYLYPQDKHMTRYAYPDGSEDYHFERGEVYKRIQHQHQQVMEMLKSNEK
- a CDS encoding LysR family transcriptional regulator, which produces MLYNPLLDTFVCVAEAGSFNKAAEELFISAPAVIKQINSLEQEVRLRLFVRTHRGLTLTEAGKSLYKDALYMRKYSDGALDRARVMARQEGPCIRIGTSLMTPVDILLELWPRIYKQIPDVKFQVVPFDNTPENAREILRNLGERIDIVAGVFDEGMLAYHPYCRTIEIADVPVCGAVSLDHPLARKERLCWSDLAGETLYMIKPGWSTTMDALRQTIERDYPDIHIQTFDFYNAQVFNACENGHAVLIAFPFWKAVHPLLKIISIDEAGSMPYCIVHSPKPNGTTQRFLDAVTHIVKTPV
- the ilvD gene encoding dihydroxy-acid dehydratase, which translates into the protein MRSDLMKHGVDRIPHRALFRALGFTQEELDRPLIGVVCAQNEIIPGHMHLDTIAEAVKAGIRMAGGTPVEFPAIGVCDGIAMNHEGMFYSLPSREHIADSVEIMANAHPFDGLVFIPNCDKIVPGMIMAALRVNIPSIFCSGGPMLPGRANGKTVALTDAFEAPGAVHTGRMSMDEADDIVEHSCPGCGSCAGMFTANSMNCMTELLGLGLPGNGTIPAVDSQRILLAKHAGMKVMDLVRDNVRPRDIVTDKAIYNGLCADMALGCSTNTMLHLPAIAHEAGLKFDLNGVNAISDKVPHIVKLNPAGHHFLVDLNNAGGLSAVMKRLDDMGLIDTTARTVDGTWADRIAGACIADEDVIRDREHAYSQTGGLAVLYGNLAPDGAVVKKGAVLPEMMVHVGPAKCFDSEEACSKGLVEGKVVSGDVVIVRYEGPKGGPGMREMLGPTATLAGMGLDSTCALVTDGRFSGVSRGASIGHVSPEAAAGGLLAYVQDGDQISIDIPNHKIELLVDEDEIAHRKASIIPQPPKKVTGYLKRYRAMVSSANYGAILDREDD
- a CDS encoding DUF523 domain-containing protein → MNVLISACLLGFACRYDGQRKEYSAVEELLKERDIHLIPFCPEQGGGLATPRDPAERQGDAVRTQSGRDVTEQYHRGAAMALNLAQTFGCTVAVLKEKSPSCGSGRIYDGTFTRTLTAGDGVTAELLKKHGITVIGESQIKAFLANRAGK
- a CDS encoding 3-keto-5-aminohexanoate cleavage protein, whose protein sequence is MAKKERKIIVTAAVTGAIHTPSMSPYLPCGVQGISQAAIDAANAGASMVHIHAREDNGKPTSDLDTMGQILSRIKENSDVIIGITTGGAIGMSVEERMASIPRFKPEIASFNSGSVNFNLAGLAASIEANPTYDWEVPFLKGTEKNVFQNTFADMKKCLDMMHEAGTVPEFEVFDLGQLNNIKTLHKQGLIREPLYFQFVPGVMGGIPMTAENLMYFVNHVKADYGDKANFSMVAGGRRSFRFETMSVILGGNMRVGMEDSLYINPQGELAVSNAQQVEKVVKILHDLDFEIATPDEAREILQTKGRDKVNF
- a CDS encoding MFS transporter, with the protein product MSQYEMDEKGTKYRWPVFISTFLSYIFDNYDNVILAISMPVLISVLNISYAQGGLLVSVTMVGAALGSIILGTVAENRGRRFALIFSLVAFGLGTGVIIFVDDWEHWMILRFFTGIAIGGVWGPCVALVMEHWAPAYQSRVTSLVLSMFAVAFVFASFAGRIFLTIDWRILFLLGMLSIPIAIYTYVTVPADTVSSGPKEKKQKISIFNSFVGETLKRVILGTALVFFSLGAFWGAATWIPTFLIKERGLSLVMMANFSIVMYIGMFVGYQVFGYLGDKIGRKKSIMISIVLCVVAIPLYVFISDGNFLFWWGAVVGFSMSGPFGVVGAYFSELFPEHIRALAGGFCFNMGRFGSVLAPLTVGVLGQVYGLEFGIGITAVMFGLCGVVLAFMPETYAGTVVKEEAAA
- a CDS encoding acetolactate synthase large subunit, translated to MTRTKKQRNTADLLVECLEEEGVHYIFGIPGEENLSIMNALERSKIEFITVRHEQGAAFMADVYGRLTGKAGVCMATLGPGATNLITGVADADCDGAPLVAISGQVGTDKMHITAHQYLDLRSMFEPITRRAYTVVRPDTMAEITRLAFKYAEREKPGATFIDLPVNISHMPVADTERPMQRKAILPETALQSQIEAAAAMISYAKNPVILAGSSAIRNHASEMLTKFAETLKVPVINTMMAKGVIPFDNPYSLWTVGIPMEDYQTKVLERASLVIAIGYDIIEYAPAKWHLSQADIIHIDTMPADINKNYEPAVEVVGDITDSLSRILEKAARLQKPTYALDIRRRMVEEHESYASDLSFPVKPQKALIDCRRVMGEDDIVISDVGANKVWIARHYNCYKPNTCIISNGFATMGIAVPGAIAAKLVHPNKKVLAITGDAGFMMNCQEFETAYRLGTNFVTLIFNDCSYGLIKWKQDMQFGHHAYVDFTNPDFVKFAESVGAIGYRIEKTEDLLPTMEEAFAQDRPVIIDCPVDYGENMKLTEHLKELMPNL
- a CDS encoding FadR/GntR family transcriptional regulator; protein product: MDWNEIRVSSSKSMSDKLFDEISRRILSGELPEGYVFPNEAVLCEELRVGRSTIREAYKALELSGYVTRSKKGTFVNSRLDILSATPIKQAFVSADSRDFNEFREVVEVRSAELAAERATKEDIAALQDIIKASKALYDAGHIDDVAAKDMEFHRAISKMSGNKLILSVMVIMTLAWNKGVRRNFFHAMTHNPQIFHDMYSQHEAVVQAIASGDAERAGAAMKAHIGCVTAPLE
- a CDS encoding SLC13 family permease; the encoded protein is MSHTSAFDRRRRTIGLFGAPICALLVFLTPMPDLSLAAHKLLALMTLVALWWITEPLPLPVTALLGPTLAVVIGIVPASTAFSAFANPLIFLFMGGFMLATAMMHHHLDKRFAFWLLSRRWVGSNPKKILLAMGLATALCSGWVSNTATTAMMFPIALGLLGAIKEMFAAQGKMLDLHTSKYATGIMLMTAYAASIGGSLTPIGAPPNLIIVGFLSEMSHIYVSFFDWMVWGAVSTILYFIIAYVVLARMYPLEVSEIAGADEFIAARRQELGKWTRAQKNTLIAFIVAIVLWVTPGIMSIVLEPGSPMIKLYNRLFPEAVAALVGALALFLLPVNFKERQFTLSWKEAAKGIEWGTLLLFGGGLSMGTMMYATGLSTWFGTLIIDALGGNPSEVALIAVFAVMSLLMSELTSHTAATNMVGPLGITAAMAAGFNPVPVAVAIALASSLGFMLPVSTPPNAIVYASGYIPITKMIKTGVYIDIIGIACVTIPLAIYVVKWVIS